The Acidimicrobiales bacterium sequence GATCAAGCGGCTCCGCACCGACGTCGACGTGTTGACGCTCACGGCGACGCCGATCCCGCGCACGATGGAGATGTCGCTGACCGGCATCCGTGACATGTCCGTGCTCAACACGGCGCCCGCCGACCGGCAACCGATCCTGACCTACGTGGGGGAGTACGAGGAGCGGGCGGTCGCCGAGGCGATCCGGCGGGAGTTGCTGCGCGAGGGGCAGATGTTCTTCGTGCACAATCGCGTGCGCGACATCGAACACGTCGCCGAACGGCTGCGCGGTCTGGTCCCCGAGGCGCGGGTGGCCGTCGCCCACGGCCAGATGGACGAGGGCACGCTCGAACGCGTGGTCGTCGACTTCTGGGAAGGGGAGTTCGACGTGCTGGTGTGCACGACGATCATCGAATCCGGCATCGACATGCCGTCGGTGAACACGCTCGTCGTGGACCGGGCCGATCTGCTCGGGCTCGGGCAGCTCCACCAGTTGCGGGGCCGGGTCGGCCGCGCCGGTCAGCGCGCCTACGCCTATCTCTTCCACCCGGAGGACGTCGTCCTCAGCGAGGAGGCCTACGAGCGGCTCAAGACGATCGGTGAGGCGACCGAGCTCGGCTCGGGCTTCCGGATCGCGATGCGCGATCTGGAGATCCGTGGCGCCGGCAACTTGCTCGGCACCGGCCAGTCCGGCCACATCGCCGCGGTCGGCTACGACCTCTACTGCCAGATGGTCACCGAAGCCGTGGCCGAGCTGAAGGGCGAACGGCCCGAGGAACCGGTCGAGATCTCGATCGAGGTGCCCGGTGACTCCCATCTTCCTGACGACTACGTGACCAGAGAAGCCACGCGGTTGGAGGCGTACCGGCGGCTGGCGAACGTGGACACGGTGCAGGCGCTGGAGGACGTCCGGGCCGAGTGGCTCGACCGTTTCGGGCCGATCCCGGAGCCGGCCGAGGCGCTGTTGCAGGTCGCCCGACTGCGGGTCGAGTGCGTGCGGGCCGGGGTGCGGGAGGTCACGGTGACCAAGGGGCCGGGGTTCGGTGGACCCGACTGGGTCGCCCGGGTGTCGCCGGTCGTGCTGCCGGACAGCCGCCAGGTGCGGCTCGATCGCCTCTACTCGGGGAAGGGCACGGGCAACGCCGCGGTCTACAAGGAGGCCATCGGCGAACTGCAGCTGCCGTTGCGCAAGAAGGGCGGGCCGGTCGTCGAACAGCTGGTCGACATCTTCGCCGATCTCCTGCCGGAGGCCTGACCCGAGATTCGGGGTCGGGGCCGGATAGCCTGCACCCTCCGTGAAGCAGATTTCGCCCCTTCTCCGCCGTGCGTTCGTCGCCGCGGCATTCGTTCTCGTCGTGTCGGCCTGTGGGTCGGACAGTGACGACGCCCTCATCACCGTCAACGGCGTCGAGATGATGAGTGTCGACGAGCTCGGCTCGACCTTCGATCGGTCCCTCGTCGGGCCCGCGCTCGAGTACGGCATCACCACCGAGGTGCTCGTCGCCGAACTCAGCGATCGGGGCTACGAGGCGAGCGACGAGGTCAGGGCCGATGCCCAGACGGAGTTCGACCTCCTCGCCGCCCAGGACCCGACGTTCCCGGCGGCGGACTCGGCCGAAGCGATGTTCGTGCTTCGCCGCTTCGTCGCCCTCTACGCGGTGGCGGACCATCTCGCCGCCGAAGGCGTCGAGCCCTCGCTGCCGGCCGAGCTGTGCTCGTCGCACATCCTCGTCGACACGCTCGAGGAGGCGGAGGCCGTCGTCGTCCGCCTCGACGCCGGAGAGGACTTCGCCGCCGTGGCGATGGAAGTGTCGATCGGCCCGTCCAGCGAGGTCGGCGGCGACATCGGCTGCTACACGACCGACAGCCTCGACCCGGGCTACGTCGCCGGCGCCCGGGCGACCGACATCGGGGACGTCTCCGCCCCGGCTCAGAGCAGTTTCGGCTGGCACGTCATCCACGTCCGCTCGTTCGAGGCCCAGAGCATCGACGATCCGATCGCCGTGCGTGACGCCTATCTGAGCACCCCGGAGTTCGCCGAACTCGAAGCTGCCGCGTTCACCGATGTCGAGATCGAGATCCATCCGGACTTCGGCACCTACGACCCGGTCACGGGCGTCACCCCGGCCGGCTGATCGTCGCGATGGGCACGATCACGATCGTCGGGCTCGGGCCCGCCGACGGATCGCTCGTCACCGCGCAGACCACGGACGCGATCGCCGCGGCCGCCCGCTGCTTCGTCCGCACGACCCGCCACCCGGCGGCGGCCGTGCTGGCCCCCACTGCGGTGTCGTTCGACGACGTCTACGAGACGGCCGCCGACTTCGACGAGGTCTACGAGACCATCGCGGCCCGCCTGATCGACGAGGCGGCGGCCGGCGACCTGCTCTACGCGGTTCCCGGCTCGCCGCTCGTCCTCGAGCGCAGCGTGGCGATCCTGCGGGAGCGAGCCGGGGCCGCCGGGGTCGGACTCGTCGAACTCCCCGCGGTCTCCTTCCTCGATCTCGTCTGGCAGCGGATGGGCGACCCCGTCGAGTCCAACGTGACGCTGATCGACGGCCATCGCTTCGCCGAGCAGGCTGCTGGCCGGGCCGGCCCGTTCCTCGTCGCCCACTGTCACTCGAAGGCCGTGCTGTCGGACATCAAGTTGGCGATCGACGAGCCGCCGTCGGAGGTGATCGTCCTGCGCCACCTCGGGCTCGACA is a genomic window containing:
- a CDS encoding peptidylprolyl isomerase, which encodes MKQISPLLRRAFVAAAFVLVVSACGSDSDDALITVNGVEMMSVDELGSTFDRSLVGPALEYGITTEVLVAELSDRGYEASDEVRADAQTEFDLLAAQDPTFPAADSAEAMFVLRRFVALYAVADHLAAEGVEPSLPAELCSSHILVDTLEEAEAVVVRLDAGEDFAAVAMEVSIGPSSEVGGDIGCYTTDSLDPGYVAGARATDIGDVSAPAQSSFGWHVIHVRSFEAQSIDDPIAVRDAYLSTPEFAELEAAAFTDVEIEIHPDFGTYDPVTGVTPAG